The proteins below are encoded in one region of Candidatus Thiodiazotropha sp. LNASS1:
- a CDS encoding carboxymuconolactone decarboxylase family protein, producing MSRLSPLPTDQHAELAERFAFFEKTLGFVPNSLLTMQRKPKLVDAFIQFSAAVYDPDGEVDLGFKRLVAHVASSAAGCQYCKAHTAVSAKRHGIPVEKLEDIWNYRNSEHYSEAERVALDFALAAASQPNDVTDQLFDALRRYWSEEAVVEMLSVIGLFGFFNRWNDSLATPLEAEPLQTAQTHLTQGGWQAGKHMS from the coding sequence ATGAGCCGACTCAGTCCTTTACCCACCGACCAGCACGCCGAGCTGGCGGAGCGCTTCGCCTTCTTTGAGAAGACCCTGGGCTTCGTACCCAACAGCCTGCTCACCATGCAGCGCAAACCGAAGCTGGTGGACGCCTTCATCCAGTTCAGCGCCGCCGTCTACGACCCGGACGGGGAGGTCGATCTCGGCTTCAAGCGACTGGTGGCCCATGTGGCCAGCAGCGCCGCCGGCTGCCAGTACTGTAAGGCGCATACGGCGGTGAGCGCCAAGCGTCACGGTATCCCGGTAGAGAAACTCGAGGATATCTGGAACTACCGCAACAGCGAACACTACTCGGAAGCGGAACGGGTCGCCCTCGACTTCGCCCTGGCGGCGGCTTCCCAGCCCAACGACGTCACCGATCAGCTGTTCGATGCGCTGCGCCGGTACTGGAGCGAGGAGGCGGTGGTGGAGATGTTGTCGGTGATCGGCCTGTTCGGTTTCTTCAATCGCTGGAACGACAGCCTGGCCACGCCGCTGGAGGCGGAGCCGTTGCAGACGGCGCAGACCCATCTGACCCAAGGCGGCTGGCAGGCCGGCAAACATATGAGCTAG
- a CDS encoding 2-hydroxymuconic semialdehyde dehydrogenase has product MTVNRMKEVKHFINGEFVGSASGKLFDNINPATGQKIGIVHEAGAPEVDAAVNAARMALQGEWGRMPLAERANLLHKLADGITDRFDEFLEAECLDTGKPQKLACHIDIPRGAANFKIFADVVKNVPTESFMLDTPDGQGALNYSLRKPKGVIAVISPWNLPLLLMTWKVGPALACGNAVVVKPSEETPFTTALLGEVMNQVGIPKGVYNVIHGFGPNSAGEFLTRHKGVDGITFTGETDTGAAIMKAAADDITDISFELGGKNPALVFADCDMDKAIEGTLRSAFANCGQVCLGTERIYVERTIYDEFVDRLKTGAETLKLGQWDDPETDMGPLISHQHRDKVLSYYRKAEEEGATVVTGGSTPNMPEVLAGGAWVQPTIWTDLQDDASCIREEIFGPCCHIRPFDSEEEAIALANDTDYGLATAIWTENSARAHRVAARVDAGIAWVNSWFLRDLRTPFGGAKQSGIGREGGVHSLEFYTELKNVCIKL; this is encoded by the coding sequence ATGACGGTGAACAGAATGAAAGAGGTCAAACATTTCATCAATGGAGAATTTGTCGGATCCGCTTCGGGCAAGCTGTTCGACAATATCAACCCGGCGACGGGACAGAAGATCGGTATCGTGCACGAGGCCGGGGCGCCGGAGGTGGATGCGGCGGTCAATGCGGCACGGATGGCGCTGCAGGGTGAGTGGGGCCGCATGCCGTTGGCAGAGCGGGCCAATCTCCTGCATAAACTGGCCGATGGCATTACCGACCGATTCGATGAGTTCCTCGAGGCGGAGTGTCTCGATACGGGCAAACCGCAAAAGCTAGCCTGCCATATCGATATCCCCCGCGGGGCCGCCAACTTCAAGATCTTTGCCGATGTGGTGAAGAACGTGCCCACAGAGAGTTTCATGCTGGATACGCCGGACGGGCAGGGCGCGCTCAACTATTCACTGCGCAAGCCCAAAGGTGTGATCGCAGTGATAAGCCCATGGAATCTGCCTCTGCTGCTGATGACCTGGAAGGTCGGTCCTGCGCTCGCCTGCGGCAACGCAGTGGTGGTTAAACCCTCCGAAGAGACCCCCTTCACCACAGCCCTGTTGGGTGAGGTGATGAACCAGGTGGGAATCCCCAAGGGGGTGTATAACGTGATACACGGTTTTGGTCCCAACTCGGCAGGTGAGTTCCTGACCCGTCATAAAGGGGTCGACGGTATCACTTTCACCGGCGAAACAGATACCGGTGCGGCCATCATGAAGGCGGCCGCCGATGATATCACCGATATCTCCTTCGAACTCGGCGGTAAGAACCCGGCACTGGTTTTCGCAGACTGCGATATGGACAAGGCGATCGAGGGCACCCTGCGTTCCGCCTTCGCCAACTGCGGTCAGGTCTGTCTCGGAACGGAAAGGATCTACGTGGAACGTACGATCTACGATGAGTTTGTGGATCGTCTGAAGACCGGCGCCGAAACCCTGAAGCTGGGGCAGTGGGATGATCCCGAGACCGACATGGGACCCCTGATCAGCCACCAGCATCGAGACAAGGTGCTCTCCTACTACCGCAAAGCGGAAGAGGAGGGGGCCACTGTCGTCACCGGCGGCAGCACCCCCAACATGCCGGAGGTTCTGGCAGGCGGCGCCTGGGTGCAACCCACCATCTGGACCGATCTGCAGGACGATGCCTCGTGTATCAGGGAAGAGATCTTCGGTCCCTGCTGCCATATCCGCCCCTTCGACAGCGAAGAGGAGGCGATCGCCCTGGCCAACGACACCGATTACGGCCTGGCCACCGCGATCTGGACCGAGAACAGCGCACGCGCCCATCGGGTCGCGGCCCGGGTGGATGCGGGCATCGCCTGGGTCAACTCCTGGTTCCTGCGTGACCTGCGCACCCCCTTCGGCGGCGCCAAGCAGTCGGGTATCGGCCGCGAGGGAGGGGTGCACTCCCTCGAGTTCTACACCGAACTCAAGAACGTCTGTATCAAGCTTTGA
- the dmpE gene encoding 2-oxopent-4-enoate hydratase, which translates to MNEQRIHELGDELFDALSQRRMIDPLTERETDITIEDAYHVSLCMVNRRVENGESIIGKKIGVTSKAVQNMLNVHQPDFGYLTDRMVYGNGDAMPISKALIQPRAEGEIAFMLKRDLIGPGVSNADVLRATEAVIPCFEIVDSRIRDWRIKIQDTVADNASCGLFVLGDKAVDPRKVDLATAGMVVEKNGELLSTGAGAAALGSPVNCVAWLANTLGSFGIPLKAGEVILSGSLVPLEPVVAGDFMRVEIGGIGSASVRFT; encoded by the coding sequence CTGAACGAACAACGCATCCACGAGCTGGGGGACGAACTCTTCGATGCCCTCAGCCAGCGCCGCATGATCGATCCGCTGACGGAACGGGAAACGGATATTACCATCGAGGACGCCTACCACGTCTCACTGTGCATGGTGAACCGGCGGGTCGAGAACGGAGAATCGATCATCGGCAAGAAGATTGGCGTCACCTCCAAGGCGGTGCAGAACATGCTCAACGTGCATCAGCCCGATTTCGGCTACCTCACCGACCGCATGGTCTACGGCAATGGCGACGCGATGCCGATCAGCAAAGCGCTGATCCAACCGCGGGCCGAGGGCGAGATCGCCTTCATGCTGAAGCGCGACCTGATCGGTCCGGGTGTCAGCAACGCCGATGTGTTGCGCGCCACCGAGGCGGTGATCCCCTGCTTCGAAATCGTCGACTCCCGCATCCGCGACTGGCGGATCAAAATTCAGGATACGGTGGCGGATAACGCCTCCTGCGGACTATTCGTGCTGGGCGACAAGGCGGTCGATCCGCGCAAGGTCGATCTGGCCACCGCCGGCATGGTGGTGGAAAAGAACGGCGAACTGCTCTCCACCGGCGCCGGTGCCGCCGCACTGGGATCGCCGGTCAACTGCGTCGCCTGGCTGGCCAACACCCTGGGCAGCTTCGGCATCCCCCTGAAGGCGGGTGAGGTGATCCTCTCCGGCTCCCTGGTTCCCCTGGAGCCGGTGGTGGCGGGGGACTTCATGCGGGTGGAGATCGGCGGTATCGGCTCTGCCTCGGTCCGCTTCACCTGA